In the genome of Caenorhabditis elegans chromosome IV, the window GAGTCCATAAACAATCaggaaacttcaaaatttccaagacCTCTACCAATGTCTGATCAACCAACATTGAACACTTCGTGTCACATTACTACCACAACGTGTTCCGTGAGTTATGAAGACGTCGACGTTGGCacactcaaaaaatcatatgttGAAATAACAGCAAGTAAATATGAAACGAATTCGAACTCGTGTTTCTCGTATCCGATTCCTCCAACACCAGGACGTCGATCTCCTGATGACTTCGACGATTATTTCATGGACTTGGAGTCGAATAGTCTTATGTGGCCTCAAACACCGTATGCTGTTACCGATGAAAATCCACAGACACCACGAGGGTTCTCTGCTTCTGAATCTTCTGAaccaatcgatttttcatcgcTGGGAAAAGCTACATCACTGGATACTGAGGAGATCGTTTTCCAATCAACATCATGCCAGAGACCAATGGGATACTGTTCtgattttggagaattttcaaactcttcaTCATTACCTGAAGAAATACCTGTACCTTCTCATCAAAGAACTCCACAAGAATCAGCAATTGAAGATGATTCGTCTATGCCAGGTCTCGATATGGTACCATTGTATGAGGAAGACGTTGAGGAATGTATTATTGAAGatattgaagaagaagaggctCCAATTAAACAAGGTCTTGTCAATTCTAGACCACCATTAAGATTTGtatgttcaaaaaacttttataaaatttatttaaattcaattaaatatttcagaaaaaagaagtgAAGGCTGGAATTACGAATTTAGCCCCTTCCAGAAAGAGGACCAGAATTGAAAGagttagttttaaattaaCTATTCCTTTTGTAtgcaattttattcaattttaggaAGCGATGGGATCTGTTGGACTGGATGATGAGCAACTTCATGACAAGCAGAAAGAAAATATCATGAGAAAAGTAATTGAAGACGTAAATCAAAGACTTTTCATGCACACTGATACATATCAGCGTTTCAAAGAAGCAATTACTGATGAAAACTTGACtgattttgaggtttttcaaaaattcatttcattaTTTGTATATTTAATTGCAGAAAGTCACACGAACAATTATTATCCTGGCTAATCATCCCGAACTTCTGAATCTCGTTCTTCTCAATGCTCCACCAGAAGCTGTCATTTCAGACTTACAATGTGATCATAATTATCAATCATATAAAGTAGCGATTGAAATGATTATGGACATTGAAGTACGTAGCATATTCtgtctaaaatatttcattatttaatttaacttttagCGTTATATTACTGCTGCGAAACTGAAGGAACCATCATTGAAAGGACTTTTTCGATATATTCAAAGCTTTTTAGAGGATAAACCAAATATGACCGACGAGCAAGCAACCAAACGATTTTATGAATTATTTGGTCAAGACCGCCCATTGTGGAAGAAATTGGAGTCAAGATTCTGGTGTCTTCCGTACAAAGCTAGACCACGCCTTGAAAATTACGAATACATTGACTTGACTGGACTAGAGACAATGTCGAAACGAGAGAAGCGTGACTGGGTAAAAACTTgatcttcttttttaaaaatttaaatcaggAATATTTCAGAATAGCATTCCTCCGCGATTTGAGACGGTGGATGATATCGATCAAGTAATGGGAAGTGTTTATCGGGCGTCAAAGAATGAACCACCTTCAAATTTAGTTGTAAAATGTGGAGAATTTTGCATTCGAAATGACGACGAAACCTATACCCAATTGGAAATTACTGAACGAGTTAGTCTATCATGAAACTTTCAGATAAACGATACATTATACATTTTCCAGCTTTGGACCAGAAAAGATGACATATCTCTTTTGACCAGCTATAATGAAGCTCTCAAAACCATACCCAACTTTACCGTATCTCAAATGCCATCCTTGATATCCGACCTGTCATTcggagaaaaatcaattatcgCACGATTACAATATCTTCTTACCGAACTTAAATCTCTTGATTAACTTTGAATAACTTAATATCTTTTGTgtcatttaattttgaaactttgaagaaaatgtacattttattttcaaataatgtcATATATTATTTATAAtcgaggaaatacggtaatcgTCTACTTTCAGAGAATTCTGACTTATACGTATATATACTAACGATCTTCATTGCTGAAATCTGCCCAAAATTCGCCTTATTAAAGGTGCACAGATTTATTCTTATTGTTGGGTCTCAGCGCGCAAAAAAATATGGTAGttgaattttacaataaaatgaCAAGAAGTGGATGCTGATTGTAGATCAACGGATGGCGTTCcgacttttttttaacgaaaaattgttgaaaaataagaaaattgccAAGGATGAGATGCCGACAATGAATAGTATTCTCTCtaaacttatcaaaaaattgtttatttaaaaaagggCGAATAGAGCCGTAATCAAGTAAAAATAGACATAGGAATCAAATACATGTATTAATACAATCAAATAGAATTCATAGACTTATAGATCCGTGAACTTATGAATCATcttcgacaaaaaataatttctttcgGAACGAGTGAATTATAGCCGAAAAtccattgaaaattaattttaaaaacttatcacaatgaaatttgaacaaaaaaaaatggtcgaaaaatacatatagaaactagttgaaaaaagtttgtcacCAAAGATATGCCCACCCAGAGCGAAATACCACTTTGTCGACAAGATGTCACTTCGGATACTTTGTCACCAAAGATATGTACCGTACCACCCTAAAAGTTTGTCATCTCGGAGTGAAGGCCTCCGTGAGATGTACGCGTGTTCAACAATGATTCTAATATCTCGAGACCCAAATCAAATCCATATAAACCAAGATATTCAGATGATGATTGGCCGTTTAAAACTGGCAATCAGGTAAAACTGAAGAAATTCAGATATTGGTTTGACGAGAAACATGAACGAAATATGAGAGCTGAGAAGCCACCAGTGCCAAAACCTGTAATTGAATTTACAGGGGATGGTTCAAAACAGGGGAAAACCTCCCACagaaaacgttaaaaattgGGGTTTAGCAGAACGTATTTTAGGCCCCCTCAAGAGGCGTATCAGCAACAAAGTTCAAGTGTAAATTTTCTATACACTGTCAATATTCCATGAAAACATCTATCGCCTATTTTTTCCAGCTTCTTCAGcgtgaaaattttgactttgATCATGACtttgattaaaattgatcATGATTTTGTTATTTTAGAGACTGTTAACAATGTGTTCATTTTTATAATCAACATGTTTTCAAAGATTAAGAGTTATTTACAGGTTGAATATGAACAACAAGTGCTCCCATTCCATAGTTCAAATTCCCATATGTTGGAACAGGCGCTGCTACAAATTCTTGATGTTCTGGATCAATTCGATTTGGAATTGGTATTGATGATTCAGGAATCGAACTTTGAGAAACAATTGGAATTGGCCtgtttgatgatgatgatgatgttggCTCAGTGACGATTATGGTGGCTTCAGCTGTGgttgttgtttttgaaatgctcCATTCTCTGAACAcgaatttttagacatttgTAGCTTCAAACCAAGTTACTAACTTCAAATCCGGCATTAATGCTCCAAAAGCAATCAAAATGAATACTGGAGTAGCTTCAAAACAGTTGTAGCGATAGGTCGTCATTACGATGtaggctgaaaaaaatcagttccTTTTCTGTTAAACAGCTATCACTTGTTAATACTCACGAATGGGGAATTGCTGTGAAATACCAACAACCATAAATAACAAATCCATAATTGTTATTACAGTATTGAAAAGTACTGGAGGTGATGAAACAattacaaaaatgaataaacgGCAACGAATTGCAAGCTTCTCGCGGGTGTATTTTGTGCAAGAAACAAGAAtctaagaatttgaaaatatgataatGACTAATTAATAAAGTTTCGTTTACAATGAAACTCACTCCAATTAAAATCACAACATTTGACACTGACATTGCAACATAGAAGATGACATAAATGTAgaatggaaatgaaaaaagaagttgATTAAAATTGACATTGAGCACAGAAACGAAAAGAGAAACCGCAATTGATGGGATGTAGTAGAACCTGGGAATTTGatatattattaaaatatgCTTGGGCTTTCACGCCAAAACTCCGGTTTTCCgaacttgaaaaatggcatGAAGCAGGCGACAGCAGGTGCTGAAACCGCACCTACCTACCATGGAAGTCctaattgaaaatctttttctcaCTTACAATGTCCATGAACTCTTTAGATCCTTTTCTCTCAGAAATACATACAAAAGTACTGATGAAGTAAACTGCAGATATAGTGTGTAATGAAATGATGTTTCAACGCTGCTCGCCACAAAAagccttaaaatttttcaaaaaaactagaaattatGTGCCACTAACTGACTTACCATGAAAACTGCGGGTACTGTACCAACAAAAGTATCGCAGTTTTAATCAATCTTACAGAAAGATTCACAAATATCTGAGATACTGTAACCGTCATCATTGATTTTGTGACGCTAGATTCACTTTTGATAAGGACAATTAACCAGAACATGGTCAGAATCGTAGTTCCCAGTAGTAGGATCAGGTCGATGATGGTGGCTTGAACGTGCGAAATGATTTATcccaattattttatttatattacATACAATTATTAAGTTGTGTTATTGCTGGTATGCCTCGCAGCGTAGAACaagtttttggaagttttttaagagtagaaaatttttcagtatttaagTTTAATATCATTATCAAGCATTTCTAGAAACTATGTTTTGCACACCGTTATAtacaatttcttaaaattatgATAACTAAACTGTCTtcattgttcagaaaaaaacttttgatgcaactttcagctttcaattcaaaaacacaCGTTTTCTTACCTCCTTCAAACATATAAATTCTTGGTTGATTTGAATACAAATCAGTGTATTGTGAGATCGGAGCCATCTCATATGCAACGTCATTCCAATTGAATCCCTGTGACATGGCGATGCCACGTCACAGACTGGCGAGCAGTataaaagtgagtttttataaaattaagaaaagttggaaaagagAGCTCTTGAAGTGAAAGAGCTTGTGAAGGGGATTCATGTTGATTGTTcatagaaattcaattttcagctgcttGTTGTAATTACAGGCGGTACTGACAGCTGATTCCCTTGTTAAGAGTCATGAGgcttaagttttgaaaatagaaaaatcaatttatcaaGAAGAAATCAAGTAGAAAGTTCATTTTCCGAAAGCAGACGCAAGAAATTCATCACAATTGCCAGAACGTAGGGAATAACGTTTAATCTGTGGGCTGAGCATACGAAGAAGTtcaagaatctgaaatttatttcagtgGTTCAGAAAACATCTGCCTTCAAGATCAACAAAGTTTGACATTGATGTTGTAGCTGATTGATTAAATGTTTATGAATAAGAAATTACTAGATTTGTGACGTGCTTTCTGAGCAAGCAAATCTTGTCAAAAAATGATCGAACAATAGGATTTCCGCTCCAAGGTCTAGATTTGGTCTCTCATTGCCAAACTTGTAGCTCTCATCTCCTGCCGGAAAATATATCGAAAATTGGCTTTAAAGTCTGACTAAAGGGTAACTAATTTTTGCCCTTTATGAataatttatagttttattaAATACTTTCGTTCAGTTTTCAGGAATCTGACGATCCGGTGTCAGATTTCTCCGTGTTACGATGGGTTAAAGAGATGTTTTCAACgaaattcatgatttttccTTGTTGCTACATCTGAccaccgttttttttcaaaattagtaaAATCTGGAACGTGAAATGAAAACGCGAATTCGAAAAACCGGGAGTTTGCTTTGTCAGCCGTACTTCTTAgactaatttaaaataaagaaacaatTACCTTCTCAATTGTTTCCACTCCGTCTTTGTACATGGCCAATGTAATATTTCTTGAAGTGGATGGCAGTTTGACTGAttcttccatttctttttgaaGCATATGAAGCAACACTTTCGGATCCGATGCAGTTTTCGGAACAACTTCCAGCACAGTACACTTTGCTTTGATTGATGTTGGTAAAAGATTTCTTACAAACTGGCCTTTGTACATGTGAGCACAACATGTAGCAGTGTGCTCTGCAAATCCACTGTGATGAGAAGTATATATGATACCGAGTCCGTTTTTACGAAGACGTGCACAAAAAGACCAGACAGTCATCATTTTCGAATGAGGAAGAAACATTTCAAGTTGGTCAATGATTACGATATTGGGCTTGATAACTAGTTTGGCCAGGAGCATCAGAATTCGACGATCTATGCAGCTGAAATatagtgaaattgaaaaaatgtgttaaataCTCAAAAGTTAATATGATAGATTGAGTGACTTCGAAGTTCCTTGTGACcccttttgaaaattggattttctaaTTCGAGAAATCCTAAGCTTTTCGAAGCGAAGATATTTAGGTTTCTCCGGGTTTGCTAGCTCATATGTAAACTTACGGCAATAACTTGATTTGCGTATTCGCATGCTCTTTCAAATCAAATGCATCAAGAAGATAACTGATGTGATCATCAGTAATCTCAAATCCATTACAATATGCAGCATTTTCAAGAAGTTCAAATGGAGTGTAGATCGTTGAAATGTTTTCGACAATTGGAACAAACGCAATGTGTTCctgaaaaaatgctcaaaatgacTATGAATGGTTTACTCTAAAACATGCATTTTTATTGATCTTGGCAATTGTTGTCAGTAATGCACTCTTCAACTTCGTCTGATCTCCCATAAGAAATGTTGCTGAATTATCCACCGGAACCTCTTGTTTATCATTCCATGACGTCATCGTAGCCATTTTCTCAACCAAATTCTCTTCATAGTTCGTGATATAACTCATATCATCAATGCTCATTGAGCTTCCAGCAATGTAATCGGAAGTTGGTTTCTGAACTGGTTCAGTTCCCGCAGCTGGTCTATTTGGTATGTTTCCAGATGCACCCTTGTCCTGAGCATCTTCCATTGTTCCTAAGGGATTTGTTACAAAAATGTAACTGTTCTTTATACGGGCACCAGGCTTCAGAGTTGTTCctctttcaaaacttgaatacAGGACAGTCTGAATTattgaatgttttcaaatttttaattaaaagtcATACGGAAGACTTGAACCAGTATTGTTGAATATAGGAAAAGCCTGGTTGGAAGATGACAAGCACAAAAATGACTATAATCCAGAATTGGGCACCACAAAACAGAATCAGTGAAGTAATtgctggaataaaatatttgaatataatttttataaatttccgAATCTAGAACTCACTTCCACTATTTTTCTCAAGAGACTCTCCAGCATTCAAGAATGCTGCAAGAACTTGAAGAGAAGATGGCGGATTAAGCATACATGACCAGCTTACAAATTGTATCAATGactaaaaaatgaatacacTTTTATAATTGCaaccaaaaagtttaaaaaaaaacctgaagtGAGACTTGATTTTCTGCTGAAAAGGACGCAACAAGGTTCGGAAAAGTGACTGACAAAGAAGAGATTGCCAAAATAATTGGAATGACTGATTTAGTGTTTTGAATGTTGAACACCAGAAAGTATATCAATGGAAGAGTTGAGGCATAAGACAAGAACCATGCACTCAAGAATCggctaaaataaaaataaaaaacgtttGGATTTAAACACCAACCGCCTACAGATAGCAGGAAGTTGTGTTTGTGGCAAAGAATCCCATGGAGAGAACGGCAAATCCTAAGATTATTGCAATGACTAGAAATACAACGAGTTGAAAAACGTATATAAATCCAAAGTAAACATAACGCGGCCATGGAAGTATCatactctgaaaaatcatagaaaaccttttgtattataaaaaatcaagattgttccaaatgaattattttgcaCATAGTAAAGTAATTCGACgtcttttgaaaactaatcGAAACAAATGGCAATGAATTGTTGTAATAAATTTAGATAAAGATAACTTTTCAACATTCATAATACCTGCGGACCCATATTGGTTGACACCAATCTCAATGGAAGAACTACTGAAAATGTGTAGACAAACATCTGGAACACAGCTGTTATGTACATCAATGAATAAGATTCcgttctgaaataatttgtttCTTCTATAAAATTAGTAATAACTAATTGTATTACAATATCATAGCTGCTTTACTTGAACTGATGTCATTAAAAACTGTTGAGAATCCAGAGATTTCTGTTGCAGTACGAACATTTTCACTTTC includes:
- the K04D7.6 gene encoding Serpentine receptor class gamma (Confirmed by transcript evidence) — translated: MSQGFNWNDVAYEMAPISQYTDLYSNQPRIYMFEGATIIDLILLLGTTILTMFWLIVLIKSESSVTKSMMTVTVSQIFVNLSVRLIKTAILLLVQYPQFSWLFVASSVETSFHYTLYLQFTSSVLLYVFLREKDLKSSWTLFYYIPSIAVSLFVSVLNVNFNQLLFSFPFYIYVIFYVAMSVSNVVILIGILVSCTKYTREKLAIRCRLFIFVIVSSPPVLFNTVITIMDLLFMVVGISQQFPIPYIVMTTYRYNCFEATPVFILIAFGALMPDLKEWSISKTTTTAEATIIVTEPTSSSSSNRPIPIVSQSSIPESSIPIPNRIDPEHQEFVAAPVPTYGNLNYGMGALVVHIQPVNNS